The Methanospirillum lacunae genome has a window encoding:
- a CDS encoding class I SAM-dependent methyltransferase: MKEELFEPLFRKMRVNRILPWIPKNATLCDIGCGFDAQFLKMISPSIKRGYGFDRKVNSKLQGNLTIQSYDLNNPLPLPDNSVDCVTLLAVLEHLSNPITVFAEIRRICRSNGRIILTTPTPLSKPILEFLSFRMGLVSSQEISDHKHYWSLEEIRNLLKQFDFHVVELNTFSIGLNSFAVAEKVTE; the protein is encoded by the coding sequence ATGAAAGAGGAATTATTTGAACCCTTGTTTAGGAAGATGAGAGTCAATCGCATTTTGCCTTGGATCCCAAAAAATGCAACGCTCTGTGATATTGGGTGTGGATTTGATGCTCAATTTTTAAAAATGATTTCGCCCTCTATTAAAAGGGGGTATGGGTTTGATCGAAAAGTTAACTCCAAACTTCAGGGAAATTTGACCATCCAATCTTATGATTTAAATAATCCTCTTCCACTTCCTGATAATTCGGTTGATTGTGTTACATTGCTTGCAGTACTTGAACATCTTTCAAATCCAATTACAGTTTTTGCAGAAATCAGACGGATATGCCGCTCCAATGGAAGGATTATTCTTACAACACCGACACCTCTTAGTAAACCCATTTTAGAATTCCTATCCTTCCGAATGGGGCTTGTAAGTTCCCAGGAAATTTCTGATCATAAACATTACTGGTCGCTAGAAGAAATTCGTAATCTGTTAAAACAGTTCGACTTTCATGTTGTTGAACTAAATACTTTTTCTATCGGATTAAACTCGTTTGCGGTTGCAGAAAAAGTGACTGAATGA
- a CDS encoding EamA family transporter: MNVIIIIIIGILFASFGQILWKIGMNEIGVVSEISVEGITHIVLNPYIFGGLFSYGIGTLFWLIALSRAELSFVYPFIALTFVIIFMASFFLFHENISFQRLIGAVIIVIGIVVLVKG, encoded by the coding sequence ATGAATGTAATTATTATTATCATAATTGGGATTTTATTTGCCTCATTTGGACAGATACTCTGGAAAATTGGGATGAATGAAATTGGAGTTGTGAGTGAAATATCTGTTGAGGGAATTACACATATTGTTTTAAACCCATATATTTTCGGAGGACTTTTTAGTTATGGTATTGGAACGTTGTTCTGGTTAATTGCTCTTTCAAGAGCTGAGTTATCTTTTGTATATCCATTTATTGCATTAACATTTGTTATAATTTTTATGGCTTCTTTTTTTCTATTCCATGAAAATATTAGTTTTCAGAGATTAATTGGTGCTGTGATTATTGTGATTGGTATTGTGGTACTGGTAAAAGGGTAA